One window of the Candidatus Binataceae bacterium genome contains the following:
- the tpx gene encoding thiol peroxidase has product MAEERSGAVTMRGNPMTLVGPELKVGQKAPNFNAVGKGMAPASLETFKGKVKIISALPSLDTPVCDTETRKFNEEAAKLPGGVEIVTISMDLPFAQARWCGAAGVDKVTTISDYRGADFGHKYGALIKELYLLARAVFVVDKNDNVTYVEYVKEVASEPNYAAALEAAKKAAS; this is encoded by the coding sequence ATGGCCGAAGAACGTTCAGGCGCAGTAACGATGCGCGGTAATCCGATGACGCTGGTTGGCCCCGAATTGAAGGTCGGCCAGAAAGCTCCCAACTTCAACGCGGTCGGCAAGGGCATGGCGCCCGCCAGCCTCGAGACTTTCAAAGGCAAGGTCAAAATCATTTCCGCGCTTCCGTCGCTCGACACTCCCGTCTGCGATACCGAAACGCGCAAGTTCAACGAGGAAGCGGCCAAGCTTCCCGGCGGCGTCGAGATCGTCACGATCTCGATGGACCTGCCGTTCGCGCAGGCGCGCTGGTGCGGCGCGGCCGGCGTCGACAAGGTGACGACGATCAGCGACTATCGCGGCGCGGACTTCGGCCACAAATACGGCGCGCTCATCAAGGAGCTTTACCTGCTGGCGCGCGCGGTATTCGTCGTCGACAAGAACGACAACGTGACCTACGTCGAATACGTCAAGGAAGTCGCGAGCGAGCCCAACTACGCGGCCGCCCTCGAGGCCGCGAAAAAGGCCGCCTCCTGA
- a CDS encoding SDR family NAD(P)-dependent oxidoreductase: MARLQNKVALIFGGGADGPPNTGEKLSIGNGRATAIVCAREGATVMVSDKSLALAEETAAAIRAEGGRAQAIAADVSDEAQIKSAIEATVKSFGALHLLVNNVGIGIGGNLLKTSTEQFDKMHVVNVRSHFLAMRHALPEIEKSGGGAIVNVSSLAALRSNSMIPYEATKAALLGLGRSAAVTAARSNVRVNTILPGLINSSMVRREIGDREAQVAPRIPMRRQGTPWEIASAIVFLLSDDASYITGTELIVDGGLSCR; encoded by the coding sequence ATGGCACGGCTTCAGAACAAGGTCGCGTTGATTTTCGGTGGCGGCGCCGACGGCCCGCCGAATACCGGCGAGAAGCTCTCGATCGGAAATGGGCGCGCAACCGCGATCGTATGCGCCCGCGAAGGCGCGACGGTGATGGTTTCCGACAAATCACTTGCCCTCGCCGAGGAAACTGCCGCCGCAATTCGCGCCGAAGGTGGGCGCGCGCAAGCGATCGCCGCTGATGTCAGTGACGAAGCGCAGATCAAATCAGCGATCGAAGCGACGGTGAAAAGCTTTGGCGCGCTTCATCTGCTGGTCAACAACGTCGGAATCGGGATCGGCGGCAACCTGCTCAAAACCTCGACCGAGCAATTCGACAAGATGCACGTGGTCAACGTGCGTAGCCATTTTCTCGCGATGCGCCATGCGCTTCCCGAGATCGAAAAGTCCGGCGGCGGCGCGATCGTCAACGTTTCTTCGCTCGCCGCGTTGCGCAGCAACTCGATGATTCCATATGAGGCGACGAAAGCCGCGCTGCTTGGCCTCGGTCGATCCGCCGCGGTCACCGCGGCGCGCTCCAACGTTCGCGTCAACACGATTCTGCCGGGGCTCATCAATTCGTCGATGGTGCGGCGCGAGATCGGCGATCGCGAGGCGCAGGTCGCGCCGCGAATTCCCATGCGCCGGCAGGGCACGCCATGGGAGATCGCGAGCGCGATCGTATTTCTGCTCTCCGACGATGCCTCGTACATCACCGGAACCGAACTTATCGTTGACGGCGGCCTGAGCTGCCGCTGA
- a CDS encoding LLM class flavin-dependent oxidoreductase: MARIKIGYQVDFRNPPDSPISFTDLYGDTLSQVEYCDRAGFDSIWLTEHHFTDDGYLPSMLPMAAAIAARTRRVTIGTFVLLVPFFHPLKLAEDAAVVDVISGGRLRLGLGLGYRAEEFDGFGIPRDERFGRTIETIEILKRAWTGERFSFDGKYFKLRDVRVLPPPASKPHPELLWGAGAPAGIRRAAKLDMSFACVGGRKEMGIYVEAMKAAGKDPSRYSLVNSRVVYVADSEQRAWDDTRDALMYQAELYGKWLSAAAKTNDPTKILIRPDPERLRRTSVLGSPCEVVAKLREVIASGRMTELITVTQLPGLAPGKARRSLERFTAEVMPHLR; the protein is encoded by the coding sequence ATGGCGCGAATCAAAATCGGATACCAGGTTGATTTCAGGAACCCGCCCGACTCGCCGATCTCGTTCACCGATCTTTACGGCGATACCCTCAGCCAGGTCGAGTATTGCGATCGCGCCGGCTTCGATTCGATCTGGCTGACCGAGCATCACTTCACCGACGACGGCTATCTGCCCTCGATGCTGCCGATGGCGGCTGCAATCGCCGCACGCACCCGGCGCGTCACGATCGGAACGTTCGTGCTGCTCGTGCCATTTTTCCATCCGCTCAAACTCGCCGAGGATGCGGCCGTCGTCGACGTGATTTCCGGTGGACGGCTGCGGCTCGGTCTCGGCCTCGGCTATCGCGCCGAGGAGTTCGATGGCTTTGGAATTCCGCGCGACGAGCGGTTCGGCCGTACGATCGAGACGATCGAAATCCTGAAGCGCGCATGGACGGGCGAGCGTTTCAGCTTCGATGGCAAATATTTCAAGCTGCGCGACGTGCGCGTACTGCCGCCTCCCGCCAGCAAACCGCATCCTGAGTTGCTGTGGGGCGCGGGCGCGCCCGCCGGTATTCGCCGCGCGGCCAAGCTCGACATGTCGTTCGCATGCGTCGGCGGCCGTAAGGAGATGGGAATCTATGTCGAGGCGATGAAGGCCGCGGGCAAGGATCCTTCGCGCTACAGTCTCGTCAACAGCCGCGTCGTCTACGTCGCCGACAGCGAACAGCGAGCCTGGGACGACACGCGCGACGCGCTGATGTACCAGGCCGAGCTCTACGGCAAGTGGCTTTCGGCGGCGGCCAAAACCAACGACCCGACGAAGATCCTGATTCGCCCCGATCCGGAACGGCTCCGCCGCACCAGCGTGCTCGGCTCTCCGTGCGAGGTCGTCGCCAAGCTGCGCGAGGTGATAGCATCGGGGCGGATGACGGAGCTGATCACGGTAACGCAATTGCCGGGTCTCGCGCCCGGAAAGGCGCGCCGCTCACTCGAGCGCTTCACCGCCGAAGTGATGCCGCATCTGCGCTGA
- a CDS encoding CBS domain-containing protein — protein sequence MRDADDDREQMFDEECPGPSELESALAHDKLADVAALAPLVLEITTSLADVIRTMRAERRACVLINRAGELAGIFTERDILMKVAANPIDVENTTIESFMTPDPYTLPADATVAFALNRMVLEGFRHIPIIDESGKATKVISMRNLIEYLGEIYGREILNIAPEPGIGRFQNRDGA from the coding sequence ATGCGGGATGCCGATGACGATCGCGAACAGATGTTCGACGAGGAATGCCCCGGGCCGAGCGAGCTTGAGTCAGCGCTCGCTCACGACAAGCTGGCTGATGTTGCGGCGCTCGCGCCGCTGGTTCTCGAAATAACCACTTCTCTCGCCGATGTGATCCGCACGATGCGCGCGGAGCGGCGCGCATGCGTGCTGATCAATCGCGCCGGCGAGCTCGCGGGAATTTTCACCGAGCGCGACATCCTGATGAAAGTTGCCGCCAATCCGATCGACGTGGAGAACACCACGATCGAATCCTTCATGACGCCTGATCCCTACACGCTGCCCGCTGATGCCACGGTCGCGTTTGCGCTCAACCGCATGGTGCTCGAGGGCTTTCGGCATATCCCGATCATCGATGAGAGCGGCAAAGCGACCAAAGTGATCTCGATGCGCAACTTGATTGAGTACCTGGGCGAAATCTACGGGCGCGAGATTCTTAACATCGCACCGGAGCCCGGGATCGGCAGGTTTCAGAATCGCGACGGCGCTTAG
- a CDS encoding glycine/sarcosine/betaine reductase selenoprotein B family protein yields the protein MPVEYIPRTKELYSDFKPYRWVVNDNVPFTPLTKPIAECRVALMSSGGVMYRDQPRFHREDASYRRIPKDANRDDLNIWHFGYPTADAEQDPNCVFPLERMRELETAGVIGALCDPAFTFMGGIYSSRKVRDELAPQIVDELKAAHADAFYLVPA from the coding sequence ATGCCGGTCGAATACATTCCCCGCACCAAAGAGCTCTACAGCGACTTCAAGCCGTATCGCTGGGTCGTGAACGATAACGTTCCGTTCACTCCGCTGACCAAGCCGATCGCCGAGTGCCGCGTCGCGCTGATGAGCTCGGGCGGCGTAATGTATCGCGACCAGCCGCGCTTTCATCGCGAGGACGCCTCTTATCGGCGCATCCCGAAAGACGCGAACCGCGACGATCTCAACATCTGGCACTTCGGCTATCCGACCGCCGATGCCGAACAGGATCCGAACTGCGTTTTTCCGCTCGAGCGGATGCGCGAGCTCGAGACCGCGGGCGTGATCGGCGCGCTCTGCGATCCGGCGTTCACGTTCATGGGCGGAATCTATTCCTCGCGCAAAGTGCGCGACGAGCTGGCGCCGCAGATCGTCGACGAGCTCAAGGCCGCGCACGCCGACGCTTTCTACCTGGTGCCTGCCTGA
- a CDS encoding adenosylcobinamide amidohydrolase, translating into MQRSAPWRSEIAGRNLVVHLPEVYRILGWAPLGGGRSRASLIINHQVEIGERAATEAPRRHLSRVARSLGHDPRRTVAMMTGAKVRRVATFTLTRGDLVVSAWCTAGCSNALRVGDSATVESMLPGTINLIVAINQPLSEAAMVEAIQIATEGRVAAVLDAHVRSTVSRKPATGTGTDCIIVACPDRLPAHDYCGKHTRLGELIGRAAMTSCSRALAKNGL; encoded by the coding sequence TTGCAGCGCTCCGCGCCGTGGCGATCCGAAATCGCTGGCCGCAATCTCGTCGTCCATTTGCCCGAGGTTTATCGCATCCTCGGATGGGCGCCGCTCGGTGGAGGCCGCTCGCGTGCAAGTCTGATCATCAATCACCAGGTCGAGATCGGCGAGCGCGCCGCCACCGAAGCGCCGCGCCGTCACCTCTCGCGCGTCGCGCGATCGCTCGGTCATGATCCGCGGCGCACCGTCGCGATGATGACCGGCGCGAAAGTGCGGCGGGTTGCGACGTTCACGCTGACCCGCGGCGATCTAGTCGTCAGCGCCTGGTGTACCGCGGGATGCTCGAACGCGCTTCGCGTTGGCGATTCAGCTACGGTTGAATCGATGCTGCCCGGGACGATCAATCTCATCGTCGCGATCAATCAGCCGCTCAGCGAAGCGGCGATGGTCGAGGCGATCCAGATCGCAACCGAAGGCCGCGTCGCCGCCGTGCTTGACGCGCACGTGCGCAGCACCGTGTCACGCAAGCCCGCGACCGGCACCGGCACCGATTGCATCATCGTCGCTTGCCCGGATCGTCTTCCAGCGCACGACTATTGCGGCAAACACACTCGGCTCGGCGAATTGATCGGACGTGCAGCGATGACGAGTTGTTCACGCGCGCTTGCGAAGAACGGTCTTTGA
- a CDS encoding G1 family glutamic endopeptidase, whose translation MKVTIFEAPPRNFDPATASDRSLALYGLPRRPDPAKEPGLRKLWDRAFARKPIFQKAHLVETTAWHTRPRALPKTNKFSLEGDWAGAVVNVPSLNLSPPEPANMVYAEWKVPAISTKPSEPGTQIVGFWVGLGGWNSGQVLQAGTAATLSGSSVSYWAWTEWFPAGYVIDNLAIQPGDVVSVLVCAPESDHGFVSMMNQSTNVAISVGVADPSGTNPYDGTSVEWIVESIESEEPNFGSVTFQSISAGTQHHTIDLSKAFTVSTVSSGKTLAKGEIISSEDQVEVVWEAAI comes from the coding sequence ATGAAAGTGACTATTTTTGAGGCGCCACCACGCAATTTCGATCCCGCCACTGCATCGGATCGTAGTCTAGCACTGTATGGATTGCCACGCCGTCCCGATCCCGCAAAAGAGCCGGGCCTGCGCAAGCTCTGGGACCGCGCCTTCGCGCGAAAACCCATTTTCCAGAAAGCGCATCTCGTCGAAACCACGGCGTGGCATACCCGGCCTCGCGCTTTGCCCAAAACTAACAAGTTCAGTCTCGAAGGAGACTGGGCCGGCGCCGTCGTCAATGTACCGTCGCTCAACCTGAGTCCTCCTGAGCCGGCGAATATGGTTTACGCCGAGTGGAAGGTACCGGCGATAAGTACCAAGCCGAGCGAGCCGGGTACGCAGATCGTCGGATTCTGGGTCGGCCTCGGCGGATGGAATTCGGGCCAGGTGCTTCAAGCCGGCACCGCGGCAACGTTATCCGGCAGCAGCGTGAGCTATTGGGCGTGGACCGAATGGTTTCCGGCAGGCTACGTCATCGACAATCTAGCGATTCAGCCCGGTGACGTCGTAAGCGTTCTCGTCTGCGCGCCGGAATCCGACCACGGCTTTGTCAGCATGATGAACCAGAGCACCAACGTCGCGATCAGCGTCGGCGTCGCCGATCCGTCGGGAACCAATCCCTACGACGGAACCAGCGTCGAGTGGATCGTCGAGTCGATCGAGAGCGAGGAGCCTAACTTCGGCAGCGTCACATTTCAGAGCATAAGCGCCGGAACGCAGCATCATACGATCGATCTCTCCAAAGCCTTTACCGTCAGTACGGTGTCGAGCGGCAAGACGCTCGCCAAGGGCGAGATCATCAGTTCCGAAGACCAGGTCGAGGTTGTCTGGGAGGCAGCCATCTGA
- the cbiB gene encoding adenosylcobinamide-phosphate synthase CbiB — MTHATHLSTPLIALALGADLLLGDPAWLPHPVRLIGAAIASGERGLRTGDRRRDRRNGRLLALGVIGLTAIVAYFVISVIDRGSPFLGAVAAVALAWTTLAMRGLDDSALAVERALILNDLAAARTALPALVGRDPDALDREGIARATVESVAENSSDAVIAPLLFLFIAGPVGAIAYKAANTLDSMIGYRDERYLNFGRAAARIDDIANYVPARLSALCIAGAASILFATGREALRMCARDAYRHASVNAGYPEAAMAGALGVQLGGAAAYAGQVEDRATLGDALNPIDVETIQKSRTILHYATLIAFLAIALCRWIFG, encoded by the coding sequence ATGACTCACGCAACCCATCTTTCGACTCCGCTGATCGCGCTCGCGCTCGGCGCCGACCTGCTGCTCGGCGATCCGGCGTGGCTGCCGCATCCGGTGCGCCTAATCGGCGCCGCGATCGCGAGCGGCGAGCGCGGCCTGCGCACCGGGGACCGGCGTCGCGATCGGCGCAACGGCCGCCTGCTCGCGCTCGGCGTAATTGGCCTCACAGCCATCGTCGCCTATTTCGTCATTTCGGTGATCGATCGCGGGAGCCCGTTCCTTGGCGCCGTGGCTGCGGTCGCCTTGGCATGGACCACGCTCGCGATGCGCGGGCTCGACGACTCTGCACTCGCGGTCGAACGCGCGCTGATCCTCAATGATCTCGCCGCCGCGCGAACTGCTTTGCCGGCATTGGTCGGCCGCGATCCCGACGCGCTCGATCGCGAAGGTATCGCGCGCGCGACGGTCGAGTCGGTGGCGGAAAATTCCAGCGATGCCGTGATCGCGCCGCTGCTGTTTCTTTTCATCGCCGGTCCGGTCGGCGCGATCGCATACAAGGCTGCCAATACTCTCGATTCCATGATCGGTTATCGTGACGAGCGCTATCTGAACTTCGGCCGCGCCGCCGCGCGGATCGACGATATCGCTAACTATGTTCCGGCCCGGCTGTCGGCACTCTGCATCGCGGGCGCGGCTTCGATTCTTTTCGCGACTGGACGCGAAGCGCTGCGAATGTGCGCGCGCGATGCGTACCGGCACGCGAGCGTGAATGCCGGTTATCCCGAGGCCGCAATGGCCGGTGCGCTGGGCGTGCAGCTCGGCGGCGCCGCAGCTTACGCGGGCCAGGTCGAGGATCGCGCGACGCTCGGCGACGCCCTCAACCCGATCGACGTCGAGACGATTCAGAAATCGCGCACGATTCTGCATTACGCGACGCTAATCGCATTTCTCGCCATCGCGCTCTGCCGCTGGATCTTCGGATGA
- the bluB gene encoding 5,6-dimethylbenzimidazole synthase yields MADRNHHAFEAALRRGLYEAIFRRRDIREFIADPVPDDVLARILIAAHHAASVGFTQPWDFIVVRDIERRRRVKEIFERERIKNADSFSGARREKFLSLKLEGILEAPLNLIVTCTPDRFGPGVLGKSSIDDVEIYSACLAIENMWLAARAEGLGMGWVSILRNDALAEIFDIPRGVIPVAYLCLGYVREFPDRPLLETAEWAARMPPRSLLHFDSWKGDSARGDELKNAIDNPSIWRDILPGDRRR; encoded by the coding sequence ATGGCTGATCGGAATCATCACGCCTTCGAGGCAGCGCTCAGGCGCGGTCTCTACGAGGCGATCTTCCGGCGCCGCGATATCCGGGAGTTCATCGCCGATCCGGTTCCCGACGATGTGCTCGCGCGCATCCTGATCGCGGCGCATCACGCGGCCAGCGTGGGATTTACGCAACCGTGGGATTTCATAGTCGTGCGCGACATCGAGCGTCGCCGGCGCGTCAAGGAAATCTTCGAGCGCGAACGAATCAAGAACGCCGATTCATTTTCAGGCGCGCGCCGCGAAAAGTTCCTGTCGCTCAAGCTCGAGGGAATCCTCGAGGCGCCGCTCAACCTCATCGTGACCTGCACGCCCGACCGCTTCGGCCCCGGCGTGCTCGGCAAGAGCAGCATCGACGACGTCGAGATTTATTCGGCGTGCCTCGCGATCGAGAACATGTGGCTCGCGGCGCGCGCCGAGGGCCTCGGCATGGGATGGGTGAGTATCCTGCGCAACGACGCACTGGCGGAGATTTTCGACATCCCGCGCGGCGTCATTCCCGTCGCGTATCTCTGCCTCGGCTACGTGCGCGAATTTCCTGACCGCCCCTTGCTCGAAACCGCGGAGTGGGCGGCGCGGATGCCGCCGCGATCGCTGTTGCACTTCGACTCGTGGAAGGGAGATAGTGCGCGCGGCGATGAACTCAAGAACGCGATCGACAATCCGTCAATCTGGCGTGACATCCTGCCGGGCGATCGCCGCCGATAA